A part of Brassica rapa cultivar Chiifu-401-42 chromosome A05, CAAS_Brap_v3.01, whole genome shotgun sequence genomic DNA contains:
- the LOC117133935 gene encoding glutathione S-transferase T3-like isoform X2, translated as MGSRNFQSQSSSYVGLLNSQQGSRVNENFPYESFHSTVNFGESEIPPFSSQQAEQTAVDTSVDRNARRKWGTADDAVLISAWLNTSKDAVVGNEQKLGAFWKRVGDYYAASPHGQQEGEKRGDLTCKKRWHRINDQVTKFCGAYSAAERQIGSGESDTDVLKKAHDIFYSDQQSKFTLEHAWCVLRFEQKWLSLNTPKATHTSKRKDGETDTSAAVPDHEIRPEGCKAAKQKRSTVQGKSVAFYDLNKMFLLFYLCIL; from the exons ATGGGTTCAAGAAATTTTCAAAGTCAGTCCTCTAGTTACGTAGGACTGCTTAACAGTCAACAAGGAAGTCGTGtgaatgaaaactttccatatgAAAGTTTTCATTCAACTGTCAACTTTGGAGAATCGGAGATCCCTCCCTTTAGTTCACAACAAGCTGAACAGACGGCAGTAGACACATCAGTGGACCGTAATGCTAGACGCAAATGGGGCACAGCTGATGACGCGGTTCTAATCTCTGCTTGGCTTAACACTTCGAAGGATGCCGTTGTTGGAAATGAGCAGAAGTTGGGGGCCTTCTGGAAACGGGTTGGAGATTATTATGCTGCAAGTCCTCATGGGCAACAGGAGGGTGAAAAGAGAGGGGATCTTACTTGTAAGAAGAGATGGCACAGAATAAACGATCAAGTTACAAAGTTCTGTGGGGCTTACTCCGCGGCAGAGAGACAAATTGGGAGTGGTGAGAGTGACACTGATGTTCTAAAGAAGGCTCACGACATCTTCTACTCAGATCAGCAAAGCAAGTTTACACTTGAGCATGCTTGGTGCGTGTTGCGCTTTGAACAAAAATGGCTTAGCCTCAACACTCCTAAAGCCACTCACACTTCAAAGAGGAAGGATGGTGAGACAGATACAAGCGCCGCTGTCCCTGATCACGAAATCCGGCCTGAAGGTTGCAAGGCGGCTAAACAAAAAAGGTCGACTGTTCAAGGCAAGTCTGTTGC tttctatgatttaaataaaatgtttctcttattttatttatgcattttgtaa
- the LOC117133935 gene encoding protein ALP1-like isoform X1 has translation MASSSHYHYHRGGDDNAFEGVFDDIFEDLEAIPEPKERKKRIFIERNREEGHNNLWNDYFSDTPTYPHNLFRRRFRMNKSLFLYIVHRLSTEVEYFKPKEDATGRSGLSPLQKCTAAIRQLAYGGGADPVDEYIRLAETTSRKCLHEFTAGIIHLFADEYLRRPTVEDLRRLLHEGEERGFPGMIGSIDCMHWEWKNCPTAWKGMYSRGTGKPTIVLEAVASYDLWIWHAFFGAPGTLNDLNILDRSPVFDEIINGKAPQVNYYVNGREYNLAYYLTDGIYPKWATFIQSIRLPQGAKNSLFATRQESVRKDVERAFGVLQARFAVVRNPSNLWDKNKISNIMRACLILHNMIVQDERNSDTLEEFQDDDFTFTVKKAKKPGNIIARRKEVRDPHIHQQLKEDLIEHIWDKFGHLPNYI, from the coding sequence atggcATCTTCTTCCCATTATCATTACCATAGAGGAGGTGATGATAATGCATTTGAAGGCGTATTTGATGATATATTTGAAGATCTCGAAGCTATTCCCGAACCAAAAGAGCgaaaaaaacgtatttttatCGAGAGAAATCGGGAAGAAGGCCACAACAACCtttggaatgattattttaGCGACACTCCAACATATCCTCACAATTTGTTCCGCCGACGATTTCGAATGAACAAGTCAttgttcttatatattgtgCATCGTCTCTCTACTGAAGTTGAGTATTTTAAACCCAAAGAAGATGCAACCGGACGGTCTGGTTTATCGCCTCTCCAGAAATGTACCGCAGCAATTCGTCAATTGGCGTATGGTGGTGGAGCTGATCCCGTAGACGAATATATACGACTTGCTGAAACAACATCTCGTAAATGTTTGCACGAATTTACCGCCGGAATAATCCACTTGTTTGCCGATGAATACCTCAGACGTCCCACAGTGGAGGATCTTCGGAGACTACTCCATGAGGGTGAAGAACGGGGATTTCCCGGAATGATtggaagcatcgactgtatgcattgggagtggaagaattgcccCACTGCCTGGAAAGGAATGTATTCACGAGGAACCGGAAAACCAACAATTGTGTTGGAGGCCGTTGCTTCATATGAcctctggatatggcacgcTTTCTTTGGCGCTCCAGGTACTTTGAACGATCTTAATATTCTGGATAgatcacctgtttttgatgaaattATTAACGGGAAAGCTCCCCAAGTAAACTACTATGTCAACGGAAGGGAATACAATTTGGCGTATTATCTGACAGATGGTATCTATCCAAAATGGGCGACTTTTATTCAGTCTATACGACTGCCACAGGGTgcaaaaaattctttatttgcTACGCGTCAAGAATCCGTTCGAAAAGATGTCGAGCGGGCCTTTGGGGTCCTCCAAGCTAGGTTCGCCGTTGTTAGAAATCCTTCTAATCTATgggataaaaacaaaatatcgaATATTATGCGAGCATGTctcatactccataatatgattgtccAAGATGAACGGAATTCAGATACTCTTGAAGAATTTCAAGATGACGATTTTACTTTTACCGTCAAAAAGGCTAAAAAACCCGGCAATATAATTGCTCGTCGTAAAGAAGTTCGGGATCCACATATCCATCAACAATTAAAAGAAGATTTGATTGAACATATATGGGATAAATTTGGACATCTTCCAAATTACATAtaa